The stretch of DNA ACCTACGCTTGTCCATGAACCAATTGCCTCAACCTGTCGTTCGCATACAATGGCAGATATACTGGCAAATAGCGAGTTCTCACCACTTCCCGAATGACCGGATACGAGCGTTGACAAACGGCGATGTAACCCAAGTCCTGGAGGCGATAAGTCGCGGAGAAAGGCTCGCATCGGAGCAGTTGTTGCCGTTGGTTTACGACCAACTCCGTAAACTGGCGAGCCAGAAAATGTCGCAGGAAGCGGTCGGCCATACCTTGCAGCCCACTGCCTTGGTACACGAAGCCTATTTGCGATTGGTCGCGGACGTGTCCGATTCCAATTGGGAGAATCGTGGACATTTTTATGCGGCGGCAGCCGAAGCCATGCGTCGAATTCTAATCGAGGCCGCCCGCCGCAAATCCAGC from Symmachiella dynata encodes:
- a CDS encoding ECF-type sigma factor encodes the protein MTNGDVTQVLEAISRGERLASEQLLPLVYDQLRKLASQKMSQEAVGHTLQPTALVHEAYLRLVADVSDSNWENRGHFYAAAAEAMRRILIEAARRKSSLKQGGDRQRIELPEEIADVNFADSDAIIALDGSLEKLQQKDPESFKLVMLRYFGGLTVDESAAAMGISPRTAKRNWSFARAWLQREINRQSE